A single genomic interval of Malania oleifera isolate guangnan ecotype guangnan chromosome 13, ASM2987363v1, whole genome shotgun sequence harbors:
- the LOC131145910 gene encoding uncharacterized protein LOC131145910, giving the protein MKKYLSKAQEYAKAFVHFDIGHLPRAENKKADALAKLASATSSEWKDAIYLERIRKPSYEEDNINSLESEISKEDWRVPLFLYLWDGSLPEDNKESQKIRRNAAIYTLIGRELYRRSLTLPYLRCLSNEEGKYVLREIHEGVCGNHLANRALAHKAMQQGFYWPTMKKDALKLIKRCDRGRTPSHHNRAKHYALRVDISVAHPLSNGQVENMNRTILHGLRTRLESMQGRWTEELSSIIWAYHTTKKVAIGETPFMLIFGAEAVIPAEVGIPSWRRQYFNEQTNNEKLRSEIDLLEERQDQASLKVAAYQQRVAKYYNNHVRVRNFQLGDLVIRKK; this is encoded by the exons atgaagaaatatctTTCTAAGGCCCAAGAATATGCAAAAGCGTTCGTTCATTTCGATATAGGACACCTACCAAGGGCCGAGAACAAAAAGGCTGATGCACTCGCGAAATTGGCCTCAGCAACCAGCTCGGAATGGAAGGACGCTATTTATCTAGAGCGGATAAGGAAACCCTCATATGAGGAGGATAACATTAACTCGTTGGAATCTGAAATCAGCAAGGAGGACTGGAGGGTGCCTCTATTCCTGTACCTCTGGGACGGATCCCTACCAGAGGACAACAAGGAATCTCAAAAAATAAGAAGGAATGCAGCAATATATACGCTAATAGGCCGAGAGCTATACAGACGATCCCTAACACTGCCATACCTTCGTTGTCTAAGCAATGAGGAAGGGAAATACGTACTAagggaaatccacgaaggagtgtGCGGAAACCACCTTGCCAATAGGGCCTTAGCCCACAAAGCCATGCAGcagggattttactggcccacGATGAAGAAAGACGCGCTCAAACTCATCAAACGATGCGACAG aggtcgaacccctagccaccataacagagcgaAACATTACGCGCTTCGTGTGGACATCAGTG TGGCACACCCCCTAAGCAATGgacaggtagagaacatgaaccgGACGATATTGCATGGTCTGAGGACACGACTCGAATCTATGCAAGGCAGGTGGACAGAGGAACTGTCGTCCATCATAtgggcataccacaccaccaaAAAAGTGGCAATAGGGGAAACCCCATTCATGCTCATCTTTGGAGCAGAAGCAGTCATCCCAGCAGAAGTAGGGATCCCCTCCTGGCGAAGGCAATACTTTAACGAGCAAACCAACAATGAAAAGCTCAGATCTGAAATAGACTTGCTGGAGGAGAGACAGGATCAGGCTAGTCTAAAAGTTGCAGCATACCAACAGAGGGTAGCAAAATACTACAACAATCACGTCAGAGTGCGGAATTTCCAGCTCGGAGACTTGGTTATAAGGAAAAAGTGA